Proteins co-encoded in one Flavobacteriaceae bacterium MAR_2009_75 genomic window:
- a CDS encoding L-ribulokinase has protein sequence MNTFSLGLDFGSDSVRALLVNTATGEELATSVHYYKRWKTGMFCDPSKNRFRQHPLDYIEGIEATIKEIVANVGPKIANNIVGIGVDTTGSTPVAVDATGTPLALLQEFEENPNAMFVLWKDHTGIKEAEEINALCSEWEVDYSKYEGGIYSSEWFWSKILHVSRQDEKVLKAAHSWVEHCDWVPFLLTGGSDVSNMKRSRCAAGHKALWHPEFDGLPPNDFFVALDPVLDGLRNRLFSQTYTSDELAGTISQEWADKLGLPNNVKVAVGAFDAHMGAVGAKTEPYYLTKIMGTSTCDILVAPMEGEEKLVKGICGQVDGSVIPGMLGLEAGQSAFGDIYAWFERVLAWPIRELLNSSNLIDKSTKEKLIEEAMDKLISELSKAAAREPIGASGELALDWMNGRRTPDANQNLKGVIVGINLGSDSPKIFRALVEASCFGAKKIVDRFLSEGIPIKGVIALGGVAKKSPFIMQMMADVLNMPIKVVSSEQACALGAAIFGAVAAKTYDSVPDAMGQMGSAFASVYEPNQVDAGEYDKIYQRYNELCETMEAHIMNEVRTDG, from the coding sequence TTGAATACATTTAGCTTAGGCTTAGATTTCGGATCTGACTCTGTACGGGCACTTCTGGTGAATACGGCTACAGGTGAAGAATTAGCTACGTCGGTACATTATTACAAGAGATGGAAAACAGGTATGTTCTGTGATCCATCAAAAAATCGCTTCCGCCAGCATCCTTTAGATTATATCGAAGGCATCGAAGCCACCATTAAAGAAATAGTAGCTAATGTGGGCCCAAAAATAGCGAATAATATTGTAGGTATAGGGGTAGATACTACCGGTTCGACGCCTGTTGCCGTTGATGCTACTGGCACACCTCTAGCTTTATTGCAAGAATTTGAGGAAAACCCCAATGCGATGTTCGTGCTGTGGAAAGATCATACAGGCATCAAAGAAGCGGAGGAGATAAATGCACTTTGCAGTGAATGGGAGGTAGATTATTCGAAATACGAAGGCGGAATTTATTCATCGGAATGGTTTTGGTCTAAAATTTTGCATGTTTCCCGTCAAGACGAAAAGGTGTTGAAGGCGGCCCATTCTTGGGTTGAACATTGCGATTGGGTTCCTTTTTTGTTGACAGGAGGGTCCGATGTTTCTAATATGAAAAGAAGTCGTTGTGCAGCAGGGCACAAAGCACTTTGGCACCCTGAATTTGACGGACTTCCGCCCAACGATTTTTTTGTGGCGCTAGATCCTGTTTTAGATGGACTAAGAAATCGTCTGTTCTCGCAGACCTATACCTCCGATGAACTTGCAGGTACGATTAGCCAAGAATGGGCTGATAAACTAGGGCTGCCGAATAACGTGAAGGTAGCCGTAGGGGCTTTTGATGCGCATATGGGCGCCGTTGGCGCTAAGACCGAACCTTATTATTTGACCAAAATAATGGGTACGTCTACATGCGACATTTTGGTAGCTCCAATGGAAGGCGAAGAAAAATTGGTAAAAGGTATTTGCGGTCAGGTAGACGGTTCTGTTATTCCCGGTATGTTGGGGCTTGAAGCAGGTCAATCTGCATTTGGCGATATCTATGCCTGGTTCGAAAGAGTACTGGCCTGGCCCATTAGAGAACTTCTGAATAGTTCGAACCTAATTGACAAATCGACCAAAGAGAAGTTAATCGAAGAGGCGATGGATAAATTGATTTCTGAACTGAGTAAAGCTGCAGCCCGAGAACCGATAGGTGCATCTGGGGAGTTGGCTTTGGATTGGATGAACGGAAGAAGGACACCTGACGCCAATCAAAATTTAAAAGGGGTTATTGTCGGAATTAATCTAGGTAGTGATTCTCCGAAAATTTTCCGGGCACTGGTCGAGGCTTCCTGTTTTGGGGCCAAAAAGATTGTTGACCGGTTTTTATCCGAAGGCATTCCTATTAAAGGAGTAATCGCTTTGGGCGGGGTGGCTAAAAAGTCGCCCTTTATCATGCAAATGATGGCCGATGTACTGAATATGCCGATAAAGGTGGTGTCATCTGAACAGGCTTGCGCCCTAGGTGCTGCAATTTTTGGCGCAGTAGCCGCAAAAACATACGATAGCGTACCCGATGCGATGGGTCAAATGGGTAGTGCTTTCGCATCGGTCTATGAGCCAAATCAGGTAGATGCGGGTGAATACGATAAAATTTATCAAAGGTATAATGAACTTTGCGAAACCATGGAAGCACATATAATGAACGAGGTTAGAACCGATGGATAG
- a CDS encoding ADP-ribose pyrophosphatase YjhB (NUDIX family), which translates to MQKPFQINRAYKEVQQITVAVDCLIFGFNDGKLELLLVRRGFEPERDRFSLIGGFVHNEEGLDEAAHRVLRELTGLKDVYMEQVRTFGKANRDPYERVLSVTYSALVLKENYNDELVNSYKAEWFPIDDLPELIFDHKDMIESAMRRLRRRIKTGPVGFNLLPEKFTLPQLQRLYEAILGEEIDKRNFRKKLHAMDFLIRLEEKDKSESKKGAFLYRFDEDKYNGVKNFSI; encoded by the coding sequence TTGCAGAAACCTTTTCAAATAAACAGGGCCTACAAAGAGGTACAACAAATAACTGTTGCAGTCGATTGTCTCATTTTTGGTTTTAATGACGGTAAACTAGAGTTGTTATTGGTTCGTCGGGGATTTGAGCCTGAGCGAGATCGCTTTTCACTTATTGGCGGTTTTGTGCATAATGAAGAAGGCCTTGATGAGGCAGCGCATCGCGTACTTAGAGAACTTACTGGTCTCAAAGATGTTTATATGGAACAGGTTCGAACTTTTGGCAAGGCGAACCGAGATCCCTATGAACGTGTTCTTTCAGTTACATATAGTGCGCTGGTTTTAAAAGAGAACTATAATGATGAGCTAGTCAACAGTTACAAGGCTGAATGGTTTCCTATAGATGATCTACCAGAGTTGATCTTTGATCATAAAGATATGATCGAATCGGCTATGAGACGTTTACGCCGCCGTATCAAGACAGGCCCGGTTGGCTTCAACTTGCTGCCCGAAAAGTTCACGCTTCCGCAACTTCAGAGGCTGTATGAAGCCATTTTGGGAGAAGAAATCGATAAACGCAACTTTCGTAAAAAGCTTCATGCAATGGATTTTCTCATCAGGCTAGAAGAAAAGGACAAATCAGAATCAAAGAAAGGAGCGTTTCTTTATCGCTTTGACGAGGATAAATATAATGGCGTAAAGAATTTTAGTATCTAA
- a CDS encoding SanA protein, with amino-acid sequence MKHIKVIGLLFATLISLIFMCNSIITNAAEGKTFNAPQDIGENRVGLVLGTSKKLIGGLPNPYYSYRIKATIELYKADKIKFVLVSGDNGTRYYNEPNTFKKDLIAGGIPADKIFLDFAGFRTLDSMVRAKEVFGLNSVTVISQEFHNQRAIYLAEKKGLKAIGYNAKTVSGNQGLKVQLREYLARVKVFIDLLFNTQPKFFGKSIEIK; translated from the coding sequence ATGAAGCATATAAAAGTTATTGGGCTGCTTTTTGCTACCCTAATTTCGCTTATTTTTATGTGCAATTCAATCATTACAAATGCCGCCGAAGGCAAAACGTTCAACGCCCCACAAGATATTGGCGAAAATCGGGTGGGTCTTGTTTTAGGCACTTCCAAAAAGTTAATCGGGGGATTGCCCAACCCGTACTATTCGTATCGAATTAAGGCTACTATCGAACTATACAAGGCCGATAAAATTAAATTTGTTCTTGTTAGCGGAGATAATGGAACACGCTATTATAATGAACCCAATACTTTTAAGAAAGACTTAATTGCAGGGGGAATTCCGGCTGACAAAATATTTTTGGATTTTGCAGGATTTCGAACCTTAGATTCGATGGTACGGGCAAAAGAGGTATTCGGCCTAAACAGTGTTACCGTAATCTCTCAAGAATTTCATAATCAGAGAGCTATTTATCTAGCAGAAAAAAAAGGGTTGAAAGCTATCGGTTACAATGCCAAAACCGTATCCGGAAACCAAGGCCTAAAAGTGCAACTGCGAGAATACCTGGCACGCGTGAAGGTTTTTATCGATTTACTGTTCAATACACAGCCAAAATTTTTCGGAAAAAGTATCGAAATAAAATAG
- a CDS encoding Mn2+/Fe2+ NRAMP family transporter, whose product MPTFKSLLKNLGPGLLFASMAIGTSHLVLSTKAGAQYGLIMVIPIILANLFKYPFFEFGVRYTNVTEKTLIEGYLKRGKGYLWFYALITLITTFTILAALYTVTAGLFINLFKVTHTPIAHIALGLFIFISLILIIGRYKFMEVSLKFIVSILFIALLITTGLVLFKGNVTEIADFNPLPIFNDAGILFLISLMGWMPTTVEASSWVSLWSIEKWKSEKQKPALKDSLTEFNTGYIITSLLAIFFLIIGWATLYGTRTELSGNAVTFADQVVQLFTTHIGPWAYIFIAISAFATMFSTCMTAHDAITRVSLDVLDLLMPKIKITGNKMFFAVGIVLLALINFIVVSAFSANMGQLVGLATFVSFIVAPIVGYMNLKNVMGDEVPLKYRPHIWLQCLTYAGILFLTLFSLYYFWIMVF is encoded by the coding sequence ATGCCCACCTTTAAATCTCTATTAAAAAACCTAGGTCCAGGTCTTTTATTCGCCAGCATGGCCATAGGAACCTCACATCTAGTGCTTTCAACCAAGGCCGGGGCTCAATACGGTCTGATTATGGTGATTCCTATAATTTTAGCCAATCTTTTTAAGTATCCTTTTTTTGAGTTCGGAGTTCGTTACACTAATGTCACAGAAAAAACATTGATCGAAGGTTACCTAAAACGTGGCAAGGGCTATTTATGGTTTTATGCCCTGATTACCCTTATAACTACCTTTACAATTCTAGCGGCTTTATATACTGTAACCGCAGGACTTTTTATAAATCTTTTCAAAGTAACCCACACCCCGATTGCCCATATCGCATTGGGTCTTTTTATTTTTATCAGTCTAATTCTGATTATTGGAAGATATAAGTTCATGGAGGTTTCCTTGAAGTTTATCGTTTCTATTTTATTTATCGCATTATTGATTACTACGGGATTAGTTTTATTCAAAGGAAATGTCACGGAAATAGCTGATTTTAACCCTCTACCCATATTCAACGATGCAGGAATACTTTTTCTAATCAGCCTAATGGGTTGGATGCCAACTACCGTGGAAGCTTCAAGCTGGGTAAGTCTTTGGAGTATCGAAAAATGGAAATCTGAAAAACAAAAACCAGCGCTAAAAGACTCACTTACAGAATTTAATACCGGTTATATCATCACTTCTTTATTGGCCATCTTTTTTCTAATCATTGGGTGGGCCACTCTTTATGGCACCCGTACCGAACTTAGCGGAAACGCCGTCACTTTTGCCGACCAAGTAGTACAACTATTCACTACCCATATCGGACCATGGGCCTATATATTTATTGCTATTTCTGCTTTTGCAACCATGTTCAGTACATGTATGACCGCCCATGATGCAATTACACGCGTAAGTCTAGATGTTCTTGACCTACTCATGCCTAAAATAAAAATTACAGGAAACAAGATGTTTTTTGCGGTCGGCATCGTTCTTCTGGCTCTCATAAATTTTATTGTGGTTTCAGCTTTCAGTGCTAACATGGGCCAACTTGTAGGCCTTGCCACCTTTGTCTCTTTTATTGTCGCACCTATCGTGGGGTACATGAACCTTAAAAATGTTATGGGTGATGAAGTGCCCTTGAAGTATAGACCGCATATTTGGCTGCAATGCCTGACCTATGCCGGCATACTATTCTTAACACTCTTTTCGCTCTACTATTTTTGGATAATGGTCTTTTAA
- a CDS encoding outer membrane protein OmpA-like peptidoglycan-associated protein has product MKFKLFISFFIFATTVIQAQEFASKGDKYFYSYAYEDAIREYHKQMSDGKLMTNHQLLNLADSYFKTRQYDKATKLYLDINKNDTIMSDHRFNKMLQSLAKTSERERVKAFLKSKSSGLANELSENAEFNYQMLESDTDQDSGFFIFNINANSQHADFSPTFYNDKVLFSSSRKSSKSKKVYGPSGESYLDIYVADSDNSGNLKNVEVFKGIPDSPFHKSTPFYVPNSGSIYYVLSNTEGKNLAFDEKGKNALAIGMAYDNGYFRFLLKDLSTSFYYPFYDEKAERLYFSANFDDSYGGTDLYYVVTNNGQVMSQPINLGPRINTPGNEIAPFVYANSLYFSSDVFYGIGGMDVYRSNILADQSFSIPVNLGEGINTKYDEFGFVIKEKAGDGLLGYFSSNRPGGKGGDDIYGFKVNKKPGLQTLIFRGKVVKPLYDVPIADVNITLTGANGNVLKQTVTNRSGSYHMEIPYTDVVSLNISKKSYASYSESYDPKSLVEMQKKPLQVQLLAMEDVLKEKEGKTVLDVNDFFFASGKSDITSNISVVLDEVVKTVKMFPEIQLSIETHTDSKGSSSSNKRVSLKRSEAIKAYLLKNGVSGSNISKVVGHGEDKILNNCKDGVYCLDFLHRQNLRTLFIVENYDEIRQ; this is encoded by the coding sequence ATGAAATTTAAACTCTTCATATCGTTTTTCATTTTTGCGACTACGGTCATTCAGGCCCAAGAGTTTGCGTCTAAGGGTGATAAATATTTTTATAGCTACGCCTATGAAGATGCCATTCGAGAATATCATAAACAAATGTCTGATGGTAAGTTGATGACCAATCACCAATTGTTGAATTTGGCCGATTCTTATTTCAAGACCAGACAGTACGACAAAGCGACCAAGCTTTATCTCGATATCAACAAGAACGATACTATCATGTCTGACCATCGTTTCAATAAGATGTTGCAGAGTTTAGCAAAAACTTCTGAGAGAGAGCGTGTAAAAGCCTTTCTAAAGTCTAAAAGTAGTGGCTTGGCCAATGAACTTTCAGAGAATGCCGAGTTCAATTACCAAATGCTTGAATCGGATACAGATCAGGACTCCGGTTTTTTTATTTTCAATATTAATGCCAACAGTCAGCATGCTGATTTTTCGCCTACGTTTTATAATGATAAAGTACTGTTTAGTAGCAGCAGAAAATCATCAAAATCAAAGAAGGTTTACGGCCCTTCAGGAGAATCCTATCTAGATATATATGTGGCTGACAGTGATAATAGTGGTAATTTAAAAAATGTAGAGGTTTTTAAAGGTATACCAGATTCCCCTTTTCATAAGTCAACTCCGTTTTATGTGCCAAATTCCGGCAGCATTTATTATGTACTCTCCAACACAGAGGGTAAGAACTTGGCTTTTGATGAAAAAGGTAAAAATGCTTTGGCCATTGGTATGGCGTATGATAACGGTTATTTTCGATTTCTATTAAAAGATTTGAGTACTTCGTTTTACTATCCATTTTATGATGAAAAGGCGGAAAGATTATATTTTTCCGCCAATTTTGACGACAGCTACGGTGGCACCGACCTTTACTATGTGGTTACCAACAATGGACAGGTTATGTCACAGCCCATTAATCTAGGACCGCGCATCAATACACCGGGTAACGAAATAGCACCCTTCGTGTACGCTAATAGTCTTTATTTTTCTTCGGATGTCTTTTATGGTATTGGGGGTATGGACGTTTATCGGAGTAATATACTAGCCGATCAAAGCTTTAGTATACCAGTTAACTTGGGTGAAGGCATCAATACAAAATATGATGAATTCGGCTTTGTAATCAAAGAAAAGGCAGGAGATGGTTTACTCGGATACTTTTCTTCCAACAGACCTGGAGGCAAGGGCGGAGATGATATTTATGGCTTTAAAGTCAATAAAAAGCCGGGATTACAGACCTTGATTTTTAGAGGTAAAGTGGTTAAACCTTTATATGATGTACCTATTGCAGATGTTAATATTACATTGACCGGTGCAAATGGCAATGTGTTGAAGCAGACGGTAACCAATCGTAGCGGTAGCTACCATATGGAAATACCTTATACCGATGTGGTGAGCCTGAACATATCAAAAAAATCATATGCTTCATACAGCGAATCATATGACCCAAAGAGTTTGGTAGAAATGCAAAAGAAACCGCTTCAAGTGCAGCTTTTAGCTATGGAAGATGTTTTGAAAGAAAAAGAGGGTAAAACGGTCTTAGATGTTAATGACTTTTTCTTTGCCAGCGGTAAGAGTGATATTACGTCTAATATCAGCGTAGTATTGGATGAGGTTGTAAAGACGGTAAAAATGTTTCCCGAAATTCAGTTGTCGATTGAGACGCATACCGATAGTAAGGGAAGTAGTTCTTCTAATAAGCGTGTTTCTCTAAAGAGATCAGAGGCGATAAAAGCTTACCTCTTGAAAAATGGAGTTTCTGGCTCGAACATTTCTAAAGTTGTAGGCCATGGAGAAGATAAAATTTTGAACAATTGTAAAGATGGTGTGTATTGTCTAGACTTTTTACACCGACAGAATCTGCGTACACTTTTTATAGTTGAGAATTATGATGAAATCAGACAATAA
- a CDS encoding type IX secretion system PorP/SprF family membrane protein: MIRMGYGTLKFAYTHIVLSLGLILVCFGLQAQKEPHYTQYMYNIGSFNPAYVGSVETPEIAGLYRAQWLDVPGSPRTIRLGANVPLSNEKMGVGLNIISDEIGPSTQTYVELAYSYQFNVSESAKLSFGMDIGGSFLNVDFSKGTFENPGEPILDREIIKKFYPTVGAGMFLYDDLWYLGVSIPNFLTDGIYNDDVATIIEDKMQFNFMGGYVFDLSETLKFKPAFLLNYINGAPLSTNLSTNFLFNDRFTLGAGYRFGNSVSALAGFQITSGTYLGYSYDYNTNPLGEFSSGSHEVILKFYLGKGDGSNTNDKNLKGKPKQIDTPRFF, encoded by the coding sequence ATGATCAGAATGGGATACGGAACACTGAAATTCGCTTATACACATATAGTTTTATCACTTGGTCTTATATTGGTATGCTTTGGGCTTCAAGCTCAAAAAGAACCTCATTATACCCAATATATGTACAATATTGGTAGTTTTAACCCTGCTTATGTAGGCTCGGTCGAAACCCCTGAAATTGCAGGCTTATACCGTGCCCAATGGTTAGATGTACCAGGTTCGCCAAGAACTATTCGTTTAGGGGCGAACGTTCCATTATCTAACGAGAAAATGGGTGTTGGTCTAAATATTATAAGTGATGAAATCGGCCCATCTACCCAGACCTATGTAGAACTGGCATATTCTTATCAGTTTAATGTATCAGAGAGTGCCAAGCTCTCTTTTGGTATGGATATAGGGGGCTCATTTCTGAATGTTGACTTCTCGAAAGGAACGTTTGAGAACCCTGGAGAACCTATTTTGGATAGAGAGATAATCAAAAAATTCTATCCTACTGTCGGCGCGGGAATGTTTTTGTACGATGATCTTTGGTACTTGGGGGTCTCTATTCCTAATTTCTTGACCGATGGTATTTATAACGATGATGTAGCGACTATAATAGAAGATAAAATGCAATTTAATTTTATGGGAGGGTACGTTTTCGACCTATCTGAAACCTTGAAATTCAAGCCCGCATTTTTATTGAACTACATTAATGGCGCACCGTTAAGTACCAATCTTTCTACCAATTTTCTTTTCAATGATAGGTTTACCTTGGGTGCCGGCTATCGGTTTGGTAATTCGGTTAGTGCATTGGCCGGTTTTCAAATTACCAGTGGCACTTACTTAGGGTATAGCTACGATTACAATACCAACCCTTTGGGTGAATTCAGTAGTGGTTCACACGAGGTAATACTTAAGTTCTATTTAGGTAAAGGAGATGGTTCTAATACCAACGATAAAAATTTAAAGGGGAAACCGAAGCAAATCGATACGCCTAGATTCTTCTAA
- a CDS encoding putative repeat protein (TIGR01451 family)/gliding motility-associated-like protein, with the protein MNMKKKKPRFDDELRTIGKAFVFLALLFCGPSLMAQTVSITSSDLNAAETNGNTNGASFTISRSPNNFSTNIVTYSVTGTATSGDDFQELTGSVNLSFINASETVDVNIAQDQLVEGAETIIITLTNGGGAIIGAQNSVTLNIADDDVGVFTLEMVNGDAAEENQVSGQFVLKLDKANGTGAPITVPYSFMNTSTATRNQDYTVRGVNNLNQNQFSFPAGVTQVNMFIDIDDDDEPEPDETVILQLGNPSNNTLFSHTQLPVGQRTITIADNDCIAGDTAPEINARPNTVCNPPNATVNLNAYVVGGGNNAPAGSSLRWSLQQNPTAANQLLPNATVSENGTYYAVYWADDNSCASPSDDVTITFVEQPSAGTTTDANACNNPDNEFGPVRVDLDNLIENADAGEWSQTGGPNINIPNSNNLDFRNQAAGSYVFTYTTNPSGPCGSETSTVTITVTDCDPCEAGDSAPPLNNNTPMAFCDDIDDDITLNDYATNSSGPNGSTLRWASDPNDPTGSFVPQNRVNNPLPGSYYGFYYDATNDCASPLLTVNLAVTASPQLLSTEGDERCGSGSLTLTATASENATILWYTQETGGSSIANGANFTTPSLNQTRTYYVEASSNACATERVAVEAKIAIQPTAGAPQDASSCNNSSFGETIHDLDDLFQQSASDGNWAFVSGPGSPTLNTNNIIDFEGLPNGDYLFSYTTTGAEAPCENDVAEITVSISSCDTDDDGDGLLGGVEAALGTDPNNPDTDGDGENDGDEVGDDPNNPIDTDGDGIIDALESSIEDSDNDGTVDELDPGNDNPCVPDNSIGLCDTDEDGISDGDEILNGSDPLDACDPNINHENCDPTPIELEVIKTLDKPDAVVGDEVIFTVTLNNQSARKARNIIVGDLLEAGFAYKTHSTSVGTYNQQEGMWTIFEVPAGDSATLTITVDVLEGGPYMNVAELLQSFPEDVTLENNTSEVALNVDLPEGIDLVLEKWARIVDVNDTLNISENRNLSEINPLVGQEVIFTLRVTNKSQEDAVSNIQVLDTIAEGFEYITHEALIGAYNLQTGLWVIPELLRNEVAELEIRVAVPETGTFFNNAEIVRSSPLDSEGNYDNNIDRVTVNVAERTQAEFGIIFNQFSPNNDGVNDDLKINKVFIDENGGEQEIDILYDIKIFNRYGSLVFEGNEMSDEIIWDGNREGNEVPDGTYFYVLNVALQEEVEGVDMNTTKKGWIQLIR; encoded by the coding sequence ATGAATATGAAAAAGAAAAAACCTCGCTTTGACGATGAACTGAGAACCATCGGAAAAGCATTTGTATTTTTAGCATTGCTATTTTGTGGCCCCTCTTTGATGGCCCAAACGGTTTCTATAACTTCATCTGATCTCAATGCAGCAGAAACTAACGGTAATACTAATGGTGCTAGCTTTACAATTTCTAGGTCGCCAAATAATTTTTCTACAAACATAGTTACTTATAGCGTTACGGGTACTGCGACTTCGGGTGATGACTTTCAAGAGCTTACTGGAAGCGTAAATCTTAGTTTTATTAATGCATCAGAAACTGTTGATGTCAATATAGCCCAAGACCAATTGGTTGAGGGTGCCGAAACCATAATAATAACGCTAACAAATGGGGGAGGAGCAATAATAGGGGCCCAAAATTCAGTTACCCTTAATATTGCTGATGATGATGTAGGTGTCTTTACTTTAGAAATGGTTAATGGCGATGCGGCCGAAGAAAATCAAGTTTCTGGACAATTCGTGCTTAAACTAGATAAGGCAAACGGAACGGGAGCCCCCATAACGGTACCCTATTCTTTTATGAACACTAGTACCGCAACCAGAAACCAAGATTACACGGTTAGAGGGGTCAATAATCTTAATCAAAATCAGTTTTCTTTTCCTGCGGGGGTGACTCAAGTGAATATGTTTATCGATATTGATGATGATGATGAACCCGAACCCGATGAAACAGTGATACTTCAGTTGGGCAACCCAAGTAATAACACTTTGTTTTCCCATACGCAATTACCGGTAGGGCAAAGAACGATTACTATAGCCGATAACGATTGTATAGCAGGCGATACGGCCCCCGAAATCAATGCGAGGCCTAATACGGTGTGTAATCCACCCAACGCCACTGTAAACTTAAACGCTTATGTAGTGGGTGGGGGTAATAATGCTCCTGCTGGATCATCACTACGTTGGAGTTTGCAACAAAACCCAACGGCTGCTAACCAACTGCTTCCCAATGCCACGGTATCTGAAAATGGCACTTATTATGCAGTGTATTGGGCAGATGACAATTCTTGTGCTAGCCCATCAGACGATGTGACCATTACCTTTGTAGAGCAACCCTCTGCCGGTACCACGACCGATGCAAATGCCTGTAATAACCCTGATAACGAATTCGGCCCAGTTCGTGTAGACCTTGACAATTTAATAGAGAATGCAGATGCCGGTGAATGGTCTCAGACCGGTGGCCCCAATATCAACATACCTAATAGTAATAATCTAGATTTTAGAAATCAGGCTGCGGGTAGTTATGTGTTTACCTATACTACAAACCCTTCAGGCCCTTGTGGTTCTGAAACTTCTACGGTAACCATTACGGTAACCGATTGTGACCCCTGTGAGGCTGGTGATAGCGCTCCTCCTTTAAATAATAATACGCCAATGGCTTTTTGTGATGATATCGATGATGATATTACACTAAATGACTATGCCACAAATTCTTCGGGGCCTAATGGCAGTACATTAAGATGGGCAAGTGACCCTAATGACCCTACTGGAAGTTTTGTGCCTCAAAACAGAGTGAATAATCCTCTGCCTGGTTCTTACTATGGGTTCTATTATGACGCCACCAACGATTGCGCGAGCCCGTTGTTGACTGTTAACTTGGCTGTGACCGCTTCTCCTCAATTGTTAAGCACAGAAGGTGATGAAAGATGTGGTTCGGGATCCTTGACACTGACCGCAACAGCAAGTGAGAACGCTACTATTTTATGGTATACACAGGAGACTGGCGGTAGTTCGATAGCCAATGGAGCTAACTTTACCACACCTAGCCTTAACCAGACCAGAACTTATTATGTAGAGGCTTCCTCTAATGCGTGCGCAACCGAAAGGGTTGCCGTTGAGGCAAAAATAGCCATACAACCAACAGCTGGTGCGCCTCAAGATGCATCCTCGTGTAACAATTCCAGTTTTGGTGAGACTATTCATGATTTAGATGATTTGTTTCAACAATCGGCTAGCGATGGCAACTGGGCATTTGTAAGTGGCCCTGGGAGTCCTACACTAAATACGAATAATATCATAGATTTTGAGGGTCTTCCAAATGGAGATTATTTGTTTTCATATACCACGACAGGTGCTGAAGCTCCCTGTGAAAATGATGTGGCCGAAATAACGGTTTCCATAAGCAGTTGTGATACCGATGATGATGGCGATGGTCTTTTGGGAGGTGTTGAAGCGGCCTTAGGTACAGACCCGAACAATCCCGATACCGATGGAGATGGCGAAAATGATGGTGACGAGGTAGGTGATGACCCAAATAACCCCATCGATACCGATGGTGACGGTATTATTGATGCCTTGGAGTCAAGTATTGAAGATTCCGATAATGACGGTACGGTAGATGAGTTGGATCCTGGTAATGATAACCCTTGCGTACCCGATAATTCAATAGGACTTTGCGATACCGATGAAGACGGAATTTCCGATGGAGACGAAATTCTTAACGGTAGCGATCCATTAGATGCTTGTGATCCTAACATTAATCACGAAAATTGTGACCCTACGCCAATTGAACTTGAAGTTATAAAGACCTTGGATAAACCTGATGCAGTTGTTGGTGATGAGGTAATCTTTACAGTTACTTTAAACAATCAGTCTGCGAGAAAGGCGCGTAATATCATCGTCGGTGATTTGCTTGAGGCAGGGTTTGCCTATAAGACTCATAGTACTTCGGTCGGTACTTATAACCAGCAAGAGGGTATGTGGACAATCTTCGAAGTACCCGCGGGTGATTCGGCCACATTAACGATTACGGTAGATGTGCTTGAGGGCGGTCCTTACATGAACGTAGCGGAGCTTTTACAATCTTTTCCAGAAGACGTAACGCTTGAAAACAATACTTCTGAGGTCGCTTTAAATGTCGATCTTCCCGAAGGTATAGATTTGGTACTTGAAAAGTGGGCGAGAATCGTTGATGTGAACGATACCTTGAATATTTCTGAGAATAGAAATCTTTCAGAAATCAACCCCCTTGTAGGTCAAGAGGTGATTTTTACACTGCGGGTAACCAATAAATCTCAAGAAGATGCGGTCTCTAATATTCAGGTATTAGATACGATTGCTGAAGGTTTTGAATACATAACCCACGAAGCCTTGATAGGCGCGTACAATTTACAGACCGGTTTATGGGTTATACCCGAACTTTTGCGGAACGAAGTGGCCGAATTGGAAATTAGGGTCGCTGTTCCAGAAACGGGCACATTTTTCAATAATGCTGAAATAGTACGTTCTTCACCTTTAGATAGTGAAGGTAACTATGACAATAATATAGATAGGGTAACGGTAAATGTGGCTGAACGAACGCAAGCCGAGTTTGGGATTATCTTCAACCAATTTTCTCCGAATAACGATGGAGTAAATGACGACCTCAAAATAAATAAGGTTTTTATTGATGAGAATGGAGGCGAACAAGAGATAGATATACTTTACGACATTAAAATTTTCAATAGATACGGTAGTTTGGTGTTCGAAGGAAATGAAATGAGCGACGAAATCATTTGGGACGGAAACAGGGAGGGTAACGAAGTACCCGATGGCACGTACTTTTATGTACTAAATGTTGCTTTACAAGAAGAGGTTGAAGGGGTAGATATGAACACGACCAAAAAAGGCTGGATCCAGCTCATAAGATAA